One segment of Radiobacillus kanasensis DNA contains the following:
- a CDS encoding aspartyl-phosphate phosphatase Spo0E family protein, which produces MDLAKRTYAEEELLYHIELLKSDMIKCGMDLGLDHPLTISLSQELDKLILDFQMRSR; this is translated from the coding sequence ATGGACTTAGCAAAACGAACATACGCAGAAGAAGAATTGCTTTATCATATTGAGCTGTTAAAAAGTGATATGATTAAATGTGGGATGGACTTAGGGTTAGACCACCCTTTAACGATATCATTAAGTCAAGAATTAGATAAACTCATTCTAGATTTTCAAATGAGATCAAGATAA
- a CDS encoding winged helix-turn-helix transcriptional regulator, whose product MEKVPEECRVENALNILVGKWKPIILLHLLQEGTKRFSELKRSMPGITQKMLTKQLRELEEEDIVERVVYPQVPPKVEYSITEYGRSLEPILEAMHDWGTKHTLHMLQKQKQKSS is encoded by the coding sequence ATGGAAAAGGTACCTGAAGAATGTCGTGTTGAGAATGCATTAAATATATTGGTTGGAAAGTGGAAACCGATTATTCTACTCCACCTTTTACAGGAAGGGACAAAACGGTTCAGTGAACTTAAACGTAGCATGCCCGGAATTACACAAAAAATGTTAACAAAGCAGCTAAGAGAACTAGAGGAAGAGGATATTGTTGAACGCGTCGTGTACCCTCAAGTTCCTCCTAAAGTGGAGTATTCGATCACAGAATATGGACGAAGTTTAGAGCCAATTCTAGAAGCGATGCACGATTGGGGTACAAAGCATACATTGCATATGCTACAGAAACAAAAACAGAAGAGTTCTTAA
- a CDS encoding LLM class flavin-dependent oxidoreductase: MEKYRINPDKGLEFGIYTLGDHLPNPITGERISAKERVHEIIEYAKLADQAGLDFFSVGESHQDYFATQAHSVVLSAIAQATENIKIASSSTIISTSDPVRVYEDFSTIDLISGGRTEIVAGRASRIGLFELLGYNVRDYEALFEEKFDLLRKINEEDVVNWSGEFRAPLRNAEVIPRPQSGSLPIWRAVGGSPGSAMKAGYAGVPMFMAHLGGPVSIFKRTIDAYREAAERGGFNPAELPVATAGFFYAAETSQQALKDMYPHINEGMKKTNGQGFPKQHFAQGIDPQNVMNIGSPQEIIEKILYQHEQFGHQRYIAQIDFGGVPFERLQKNIELIATEILPAIRKYTAKK; the protein is encoded by the coding sequence ATGGAAAAATATCGAATTAATCCAGACAAAGGCTTAGAGTTTGGTATCTATACATTAGGGGATCACTTACCGAATCCCATAACTGGTGAACGAATTTCTGCAAAAGAGCGAGTTCATGAAATTATAGAATATGCAAAGCTTGCCGACCAGGCAGGATTGGACTTCTTTAGTGTCGGGGAAAGTCATCAGGACTATTTTGCGACACAAGCGCACTCTGTCGTTCTTTCTGCAATCGCACAAGCAACGGAAAATATTAAGATTGCAAGTTCTTCTACCATTATCAGTACATCAGACCCAGTCCGTGTGTATGAGGATTTTTCAACCATTGACTTAATCTCAGGTGGGCGTACAGAAATCGTTGCTGGGCGTGCTTCTCGAATTGGCTTATTCGAGTTGCTTGGTTATAATGTCCGAGACTATGAAGCGTTATTTGAAGAAAAGTTTGACCTATTAAGAAAAATTAACGAAGAGGATGTTGTGAACTGGAGTGGAGAATTTCGGGCACCGTTAAGAAATGCAGAAGTCATTCCACGCCCTCAAAGTGGCTCTCTTCCGATTTGGCGCGCGGTAGGAGGTTCTCCTGGTAGTGCGATGAAAGCGGGCTATGCGGGAGTGCCGATGTTCATGGCTCACTTAGGTGGACCTGTTTCTATTTTTAAAAGAACGATTGATGCTTATCGAGAAGCAGCCGAAAGAGGGGGATTCAATCCAGCAGAGCTACCAGTTGCAACAGCTGGATTCTTCTATGCAGCAGAAACATCGCAGCAAGCCTTAAAAGATATGTATCCACATATCAACGAAGGAATGAAAAAGACGAACGGACAAGGATTTCCGAAGCAGCACTTTGCTCAAGGTATCGATCCACAAAATGTGATGAACATTGGAAGTCCACAAGAAATCATTGAAAAGATCCTTTATCAGCACGAGCAGTTTGGGCATCAGCGTTATATCGCACAAATTGATTTCGGTGGTGTTCCATTTGAACGATTACAAAAAAACATCGAGTTGATTGCAACTGAAATCCTACCTGCAATCCGAAAATATACAGCGAAAAAATAG
- a CDS encoding NADPH-dependent FMN reductase: MKIVALSGSNVGSKTRTAMNYTVKALEEKYPEVNVDLIDLAEYEMQFSDGRNYLDYDGDTGYVTKALMEADAIIIGTPIFQASIPATLKNIFDLLPQNAFRDKVVSMLVTAGSSKHYLIAEQQLKPILAYMKAQMVQTYVFIEETDYYMKEITNEDVFFRIERLVEDTVVLTETYQRIREEKEAQYDF, translated from the coding sequence ATGAAAATCGTTGCACTATCTGGTTCAAATGTTGGGTCGAAAACTAGAACCGCTATGAACTATACGGTAAAAGCCCTCGAGGAAAAATACCCGGAAGTAAATGTCGACTTAATCGATTTAGCAGAGTATGAGATGCAGTTTAGTGATGGTCGAAATTATTTGGACTATGATGGAGATACAGGATATGTTACGAAAGCATTGATGGAAGCAGATGCTATCATCATAGGAACACCGATTTTCCAAGCCTCCATACCAGCGACTTTGAAAAATATTTTTGACTTACTTCCACAAAATGCTTTCCGAGACAAAGTGGTTAGCATGCTCGTAACAGCAGGTTCATCTAAACATTATTTAATTGCCGAACAACAACTTAAACCGATTTTGGCGTATATGAAAGCGCAAATGGTCCAGACTTATGTGTTTATTGAAGAAACGGACTATTATATGAAAGAAATTACCAACGAGGATGTCTTTTTCCGGATTGAGCGGTTAGTGGAGGATACGGTTGTATTAACGGAGACGTACCAAAGGATTAGGGAAGAAAAAGAAGCACAGTATGATTTTTAA
- a CDS encoding iron-sulfur cluster assembly accessory protein, with protein MRSFISVLKKSFVLLIVILVLAGCLGKSQNQLTEAPDLLKVNNFRMGPSTQSGPTTAVDFTFDQTAFLNGGDRSNFHLIPLDGGDTVDGSTNVKPQNDKAGDDIITVLFSGELNPENYARGYVDSQVVNSDSSNTSPDNPLNINQAAAISNEGKTENPDLVNVTLDGNSYLFEFDEALTDDDIIQNSSGLRLYFPEAKQSSTIPSAGSSRVEVVNNTTLRAYYEGTIPGDYALEDAVGAYVVQGTVQSVEGSRGANSGKNSFDETR; from the coding sequence ATGCGTTCTTTTATTTCTGTACTAAAGAAAAGTTTTGTTTTATTAATAGTAATCCTTGTTCTGGCAGGTTGTCTGGGAAAATCACAGAATCAATTGACCGAAGCCCCTGATCTTCTTAAAGTTAATAATTTTCGAATGGGGCCATCTACTCAAAGTGGACCGACAACAGCTGTTGATTTTACTTTTGATCAAACAGCATTCTTAAACGGTGGAGATCGTTCAAACTTTCATCTCATTCCATTGGATGGAGGGGACACTGTTGATGGCTCGACTAATGTGAAACCACAGAATGATAAGGCGGGGGACGATATCATTACTGTTCTCTTTTCAGGAGAATTGAATCCAGAGAATTATGCACGAGGATATGTGGATTCTCAGGTGGTGAATTCGGATAGTAGCAACACAAGTCCAGACAATCCCTTGAATATTAATCAAGCTGCAGCAATCAGTAATGAGGGAAAGACGGAGAATCCGGATCTAGTAAATGTAACGTTAGACGGTAACTCCTATTTATTCGAATTTGATGAAGCACTAACAGATGATGATATTATACAAAACTCAAGTGGACTCAGGTTGTATTTTCCAGAGGCAAAGCAAAGTAGTACCATTCCATCTGCTGGATCATCACGTGTTGAAGTTGTAAATAATACAACCTTACGTGCTTACTATGAAGGAACCATTCCTGGTGACTACGCATTAGAAGATGCAGTTGGCGCTTATGTCGTGCAAGGTACCGTTCAATCGGTAGAAGGAAGCAGAGGAGCAAATAGCGGGAAAAACTCTTTCGACGAAACGCGATAA
- a CDS encoding bifunctional metallophosphatase/5'-nucleotidase, translating to MKLKIIHTNDVHSSFESYMRAATLIRQHTDGNTLILDAGDFADFKSIELQGTRGIAAIELLQSLRYDALTIGNNEMFNGMDTLEHMASTSPIPFISNNLLKKDQSKIKGVHSSVILEKNGLRILITGSSPDLEEFNDGLGVYVKNYKEALQKELKKQEGNYDICILLSHIGTELDNQLALEIPDIDIVISAHDHQLYEQAKIVNGTIMNSAGMWAGHVGVVEVEIIDGKVELIASSTLPTDSVEKDEEIKRILSVNKQKAIEVLSQPLYYIEDYLWHDIIEENPITNLIADGLMDMLQCDIGLMNSGIVNAGLFDFVSNKKLIEICPSPLNPTSFKVKGKHIKEALQQSLDVQICLADGRGPGFRGRFVGRLHVSGAEIVHDGQTITDVIIAGEPLEEERWYSVASSDYLQRGSGYESLSQNKDDVYQAEEIRDVIRTYAAKKDFVQKARQNRWRQTIPVINS from the coding sequence ATGAAACTAAAAATCATCCATACAAACGACGTACATAGTAGCTTTGAAAGCTATATGAGAGCAGCAACCTTAATCCGGCAGCACACGGATGGCAATACCTTAATCCTAGACGCAGGTGACTTTGCAGATTTTAAAAGCATTGAACTTCAAGGCACAAGAGGTATTGCTGCTATTGAGCTGCTTCAGTCTCTAAGATATGATGCACTAACAATAGGAAACAATGAAATGTTTAATGGAATGGACACCTTAGAGCATATGGCTTCGACGAGCCCAATTCCTTTTATTAGTAATAATCTGTTGAAAAAGGATCAATCGAAGATTAAAGGTGTACATTCCAGTGTAATTTTAGAAAAGAATGGGTTAAGAATTTTAATTACGGGTTCTTCACCAGATCTTGAAGAATTTAATGATGGTCTAGGAGTTTATGTTAAAAACTACAAAGAAGCACTACAAAAAGAATTGAAAAAGCAAGAAGGGAACTATGATATTTGCATTCTACTTAGTCATATTGGAACAGAACTTGATAACCAACTAGCTTTAGAGATACCAGATATTGATATTGTTATTTCGGCACATGACCATCAACTCTATGAACAAGCGAAAATCGTTAATGGAACAATCATGAACAGTGCTGGAATGTGGGCGGGGCATGTTGGAGTTGTAGAAGTAGAGATTATTGATGGTAAAGTTGAATTAATCGCATCTAGCACACTTCCAACAGACTCCGTGGAAAAAGATGAAGAAATTAAACGAATTCTTTCGGTGAACAAACAAAAGGCTATAGAAGTTCTTAGTCAACCACTTTACTATATTGAAGATTACCTTTGGCACGATATCATCGAAGAGAATCCAATTACGAATCTCATTGCTGATGGATTAATGGACATGCTTCAATGCGATATAGGATTAATGAACAGCGGAATTGTTAATGCTGGACTATTCGATTTTGTCTCGAATAAAAAGTTAATTGAAATTTGTCCATCTCCATTAAATCCAACTTCATTTAAGGTAAAAGGGAAACATATAAAAGAAGCCTTGCAACAATCGTTAGATGTGCAGATTTGCTTAGCGGACGGGAGAGGTCCTGGCTTTAGAGGTCGATTTGTGGGGCGCCTACATGTATCTGGGGCTGAGATTGTTCATGACGGTCAAACCATCACGGATGTGATTATTGCTGGTGAACCATTGGAAGAAGAACGCTGGTATTCAGTTGCTTCTTCCGATTACTTACAACGTGGCTCCGGTTATGAATCCTTAAGTCAGAATAAAGACGATGTTTATCAGGCAGAAGAAATTCGTGATGTTATTCGAACGTATGCCGCGAAAAAAGATTTTGTCCAAAAGGCACGACAAAACCGATGGAGACAAACAATTCCTGTTATAAATTCATAA
- a CDS encoding patatin-like phospholipase family protein, giving the protein MKEAGLVLEGGGMRGVYTAGVLEYFMEQRLYFPYVIGVSAGACMAASYLSRQLGRNRAVNIDFAGDKRYLSWRNFIRKRELFGMDFIFDEIPNQLVPFDYDAFLKSSEQLVVGTTDCETGEPVYYGKDRYGEDMLKILRASSSLPFVAPAVPFEDRALLDGGIVDPIPIKKAQQDGFDKNVVVLTKPAGYFKNPPGRLSSLFKYKQHPKINERIETRYQLYNDTLDYMEEEEIRGNVFVMRPSVSMPVGRVEKDKNKLVKLYELGWKDAEAQFEKLKDFLEIKEESISSK; this is encoded by the coding sequence ATGAAAGAAGCAGGTCTTGTATTAGAAGGCGGTGGAATGCGCGGCGTATATACAGCAGGCGTATTAGAGTATTTTATGGAACAGAGATTGTATTTCCCATATGTGATTGGGGTATCAGCGGGTGCTTGCATGGCGGCCTCTTATTTATCCCGTCAATTGGGACGAAATCGTGCTGTGAATATTGACTTTGCTGGGGATAAGCGTTATTTATCTTGGAGGAATTTTATAAGAAAACGCGAGCTCTTCGGAATGGACTTTATTTTTGATGAGATTCCGAATCAGTTGGTTCCTTTTGATTATGATGCATTTTTAAAAAGTTCGGAACAGCTCGTTGTTGGTACGACGGATTGTGAAACAGGGGAACCTGTTTACTACGGTAAGGATCGATATGGGGAAGATATGTTAAAAATTCTTCGGGCTTCAAGCTCGTTGCCCTTCGTAGCTCCAGCTGTACCTTTTGAAGATCGAGCCCTATTGGACGGAGGAATTGTTGACCCAATTCCTATTAAGAAGGCTCAACAAGATGGTTTCGATAAAAATGTGGTTGTCCTAACGAAACCAGCCGGATACTTTAAGAACCCACCTGGCAGATTGTCTTCATTATTCAAATATAAGCAGCATCCAAAAATCAATGAGCGGATAGAAACTCGTTACCAGCTCTATAATGACACATTGGATTATATGGAGGAAGAAGAGATCCGTGGAAATGTGTTTGTTATGAGACCAAGTGTTTCTATGCCGGTTGGCCGTGTGGAGAAGGATAAGAATAAACTAGTAAAGTTGTATGAACTAGGCTGGAAGGACGCCGAAGCACAATTTGAAAAACTGAAAGATTTTCTGGAGATTAAAGAGGAAAGCATTTCGAGTAAGTAA
- a CDS encoding DUF5316 domain-containing protein produces MNKFFLIGLLILISALIICFILQDAYLLFQITGVAAVIPLIIAGLFTGAMGDGDQVRANFHAESKQARKERSTWMFNFVWLALPNVICVVVLVIVSIVHG; encoded by the coding sequence ATGAATAAATTTTTTCTTATAGGTTTGCTCATCCTGATCTCCGCTCTCATTATTTGTTTTATACTTCAAGACGCATACTTACTCTTTCAAATCACTGGTGTTGCAGCTGTTATTCCTTTAATCATTGCAGGTTTGTTCACGGGTGCAATGGGGGATGGTGATCAAGTAAGGGCTAACTTTCATGCAGAATCCAAACAAGCGAGAAAAGAACGTAGTACATGGATGTTTAACTTTGTTTGGTTGGCTTTACCAAATGTCATTTGTGTCGTGGTATTAGTAATCGTTAGTATTGTGCATGGTTAA
- a CDS encoding ABC transporter ATP-binding protein, producing MNHVIEVNDLRKEFKSYSSRSGLKGAFRDLFTRNYKVVPAVKDISFNVEKGEMVGYIGENGAGKSTSIKMLTGILTPTSGTVRVNGMDPHREREKFVRSIGVVFGQRSQLWWDIAVQESFRLLKKVYNVPDEVYRQHMDHVIESLDIAPLLDKPVRKLSLGQRMRCELAAALLHNPSLLFLDEPTIGLDVLVKLKIRNFLKEINEKYQTTVLLTTHDLSDIEALCDRVIMLDEGQIIYDGLLAKLRSTWAEGKQIEFQFADFDLSKDKLDPLFVDLEAEWTKGNRDNVWVANVVNQEHVISEVIGRVVAAHKISDIKIHEISTEEIIRNIYEEGKVHG from the coding sequence ATGAACCATGTTATAGAAGTAAACGACTTACGAAAAGAATTCAAATCCTATTCGAGCCGTTCTGGATTAAAGGGCGCCTTTCGGGATTTGTTTACGAGAAATTATAAAGTTGTTCCAGCTGTAAAAGACATCTCCTTTAACGTCGAAAAAGGAGAAATGGTCGGCTATATCGGGGAAAATGGGGCAGGGAAATCGACGAGCATCAAAATGCTAACAGGTATATTAACGCCTACTTCCGGAACAGTGCGAGTGAATGGAATGGATCCACATCGGGAACGGGAGAAATTCGTCCGTTCTATTGGAGTTGTGTTTGGCCAACGTTCCCAGCTTTGGTGGGATATTGCGGTGCAGGAGTCATTCCGTCTCCTTAAAAAGGTGTACAACGTCCCGGATGAAGTGTACCGACAGCATATGGACCACGTTATTGAATCCTTAGATATTGCGCCACTGTTGGACAAGCCTGTCCGGAAGCTGTCACTTGGTCAACGAATGCGTTGTGAATTAGCTGCTGCGTTATTACACAACCCTAGCCTTTTATTTTTAGATGAACCAACGATTGGCTTAGATGTACTTGTAAAGCTAAAGATTCGTAATTTTTTAAAAGAGATCAATGAAAAATATCAAACGACAGTTTTGCTTACCACCCATGATTTATCAGATATTGAGGCACTATGTGATCGTGTCATTATGCTAGACGAAGGGCAGATTATTTATGATGGATTACTAGCGAAGCTTCGATCCACTTGGGCGGAAGGCAAACAAATTGAATTTCAATTTGCTGACTTCGACCTGTCCAAAGATAAGTTGGATCCTTTATTTGTCGATTTAGAAGCGGAATGGACGAAAGGAAACCGGGATAATGTCTGGGTAGCGAATGTCGTGAATCAGGAGCATGTGATTTCAGAGGTAATTGGGAGAGTGGTTGCGGCTCACAAGATTTCTGATATTAAGATCCACGAAATCTCTACAGAGGAAATCATTCGAAATATTTATGAAGAAGGTAAGGTTCATGGCTAA
- a CDS encoding ABC transporter permease yields MAKYIEMIRVRFLMMLAYRTNYYSGILIYSINIGAYYFLWTAIYGDKGSIEGMSVGQMTTYVAISWMARAFYFNNIDREIAQEIKEGKVAVEFIRPYHYLLMKMMQGLGEGIFRLSFFSVPGMLIVALIFPITFSVDVTTWLSFALAIIFSFIINTQINLLTGVLTFFFFNNAGLIQAKRVVIDLFSGLLIPISFFPMWAQDAMGFFPFQAISYIPSMIFTESFTGNEVMESLIFQGVWALLLIIPIQVLWVIAKKQLTVQGG; encoded by the coding sequence ATGGCTAAATATATCGAAATGATTCGGGTTCGGTTTCTCATGATGCTTGCCTATCGAACGAACTATTATAGTGGAATCCTTATTTATAGTATTAATATCGGAGCGTATTATTTTCTTTGGACAGCAATTTATGGAGATAAAGGGTCGATAGAAGGCATGTCGGTTGGGCAGATGACGACCTATGTAGCTATCTCTTGGATGGCGCGAGCTTTCTATTTTAACAATATTGATCGAGAAATTGCTCAAGAGATCAAGGAAGGAAAAGTGGCGGTGGAATTCATTCGCCCCTATCATTATTTGCTAATGAAAATGATGCAAGGACTCGGTGAAGGGATATTCCGCTTAAGCTTTTTCTCGGTTCCAGGAATGTTGATTGTTGCTCTGATTTTTCCAATCACATTTTCGGTTGACGTTACGACATGGCTTTCCTTTGCATTAGCGATTATATTCAGTTTTATCATTAATACACAGATTAATTTGCTTACAGGTGTCTTAACGTTCTTCTTCTTTAATAATGCTGGACTGATACAAGCGAAGCGGGTGGTTATTGACTTATTCTCTGGATTGCTCATTCCGATTAGCTTTTTTCCAATGTGGGCACAGGACGCGATGGGTTTCTTCCCGTTTCAAGCAATCAGCTATATTCCAAGCATGATTTTCACAGAATCCTTTACAGGGAATGAAGTGATGGAGTCCCTGATATTCCAAGGGGTATGGGCTTTATTACTTATCATTCCTATTCAAGTGCTGTGGGTAATAGCAAAAAAACAACTAACCGTACAGGGGGGATAG
- a CDS encoding ABC transporter permease: MKYTSIFFQYVAQYMKTRLTYRVDMVIEILSDLLFQAVNLIFILIVFGHTQLLGGWSRDEIIFIYGFFLVPFAIFGAFFNIWDFNERYIVKGEMDRILTRPIHSLFQIILERMELESLFGVFTGIGVMLYSASQLGLSFSWYDPFVFVVLVLGGVFVYAGIFVLLASISFWSDSPTSIMPMMYNIGNYGRYPVDIYNNVIRFVLTWILPFAFVGVYPSAYFLGREDWYGYAFLTPVMGLLFFGISVLVWNVGVTKYRGAGN; this comes from the coding sequence ATGAAATATACGTCTATCTTCTTTCAATATGTTGCTCAGTATATGAAAACTCGTCTTACTTATCGGGTAGATATGGTCATTGAAATATTATCCGATCTACTTTTTCAAGCGGTAAACTTAATTTTTATCTTAATCGTGTTTGGACATACGCAACTACTAGGTGGCTGGTCAAGGGATGAGATTATCTTCATTTATGGATTCTTCCTCGTACCTTTTGCAATTTTCGGAGCGTTCTTTAACATCTGGGATTTTAACGAACGGTATATCGTAAAAGGGGAAATGGACCGTATCCTAACACGCCCCATCCATAGTCTCTTTCAAATCATTTTAGAGAGAATGGAATTGGAATCGTTGTTTGGTGTATTTACCGGGATTGGGGTTATGCTTTATTCCGCCAGTCAGTTAGGATTATCTTTTTCCTGGTATGATCCATTCGTGTTTGTAGTACTCGTTTTGGGTGGGGTCTTTGTATATGCAGGGATCTTCGTTTTGCTCGCTAGTATTAGCTTTTGGTCGGACAGTCCCACTAGTATTATGCCAATGATGTACAACATTGGGAACTATGGACGCTATCCGGTGGATATATACAACAATGTGATTCGCTTTGTATTAACGTGGATTTTGCCATTTGCGTTTGTTGGGGTATATCCGTCTGCGTATTTCTTAGGAAGAGAAGATTGGTATGGGTATGCATTTTTAACACCAGTAATGGGCCTTCTTTTCTTCGGTATCTCCGTACTCGTTTGGAATGTTGGAGTAACAAAATATCGAGGAGCTGGAAACTAA